Proteins encoded within one genomic window of Candidatus Dependentiae bacterium:
- a CDS encoding F0F1 ATP synthase subunit beta yields MISPASLKTELPLSAEFGFILRINGTIVDIQCTTDHLPPINTLIFTNMTIPGQADTKKVHFEVAQHISDGIIRCIALEPLTAVSRKMPVFSTNTTITAPVGSNTLGRVFDVLGRPIDGKGDIDSTTPRHSIYKNPPELTEQKIQSELLETGIKIIDLLCPYIKGSKIGLFGGAGVGKTVLVQELIRNVAIEHSGRSVFVGIGERTREGNELWLEMTANKVLDNTAFVFGQMGDMPGARLRVGFTGLTMAEYFRDVEKRDTLLFIDNIFRYIQAGSEVSALLGRMPSSVGYQPTLATEMGALQERITSTHSGSITSIQAVYVPADDYTDPAPATTFQHLDAATVLSRKIAQAGRYPAIDPLESFSNGLRPEIVGHRHYTIAQTIQHTLQKYKELQDIIAILGFDELSESDKITVSRAKKIENFLTQPLFVGAQYINIPGRFVRKDTTVDNFEQIVTGQCDHMPDQSFYMKGTLNDVYEHLKINIK; encoded by the coding sequence ATGATTAGCCCCGCGTCTTTAAAAACTGAACTCCCTCTTTCCGCTGAATTTGGTTTTATTTTAAGAATCAACGGAACTATCGTTGATATCCAATGCACGACCGACCACCTTCCTCCAATCAACACGCTTATTTTTACCAACATGACAATTCCAGGACAGGCTGACACAAAAAAAGTACACTTTGAAGTTGCCCAACACATTAGTGACGGTATTATTCGCTGCATAGCACTTGAACCACTTACCGCTGTCTCACGAAAAATGCCAGTATTTTCAACCAATACAACGATTACAGCACCAGTAGGATCAAATACACTCGGACGTGTTTTTGATGTACTTGGACGACCAATTGACGGAAAAGGCGATATCGATTCAACAACTCCTCGTCACTCGATTTATAAAAATCCACCCGAACTCACTGAGCAAAAAATTCAATCAGAGCTTCTTGAAACAGGTATAAAAATTATCGATCTGCTATGTCCGTACATTAAAGGTTCAAAAATTGGTCTTTTTGGTGGAGCTGGAGTTGGTAAAACAGTTTTAGTGCAAGAACTCATTCGCAACGTTGCAATCGAGCACAGTGGCCGCTCTGTTTTTGTTGGGATTGGAGAACGAACGCGTGAAGGAAACGAACTGTGGCTTGAAATGACGGCCAATAAAGTTCTTGATAACACCGCATTTGTTTTTGGACAAATGGGTGATATGCCCGGAGCTCGTCTCCGCGTTGGATTTACCGGACTTACCATGGCCGAATACTTCAGAGATGTTGAAAAGCGCGACACGCTTCTTTTTATCGACAACATCTTCAGATACATTCAAGCAGGATCAGAAGTCTCTGCGTTGCTTGGTCGAATGCCATCATCTGTCGGATATCAACCAACACTGGCAACAGAAATGGGAGCACTGCAAGAACGAATCACCAGTACCCACTCGGGATCAATCACCTCTATTCAAGCGGTATACGTACCCGCCGATGACTACACCGATCCCGCCCCAGCAACAACATTTCAACATCTTGATGCTGCAACTGTTCTTTCTCGAAAAATTGCTCAAGCTGGTAGATATCCAGCAATCGATCCACTAGAATCATTTTCAAACGGATTACGCCCAGAAATTGTTGGCCACAGACACTACACAATCGCACAAACAATTCAACACACATTACAAAAATATAAAGAGCTCCAAGACATTATCGCCATCTTGGGTTTTGATGAACTTTCAGAATCAGATAAAATCACCGTCAGCCGCGCAAAAAAGATCGAAAACTTTCTTACTCAACCGCTGTTTGTTGGAGCTCAGTACATTAACATCCCTGGAAGGTTTGTAAGAAAAGACACCACCGTGGATAATTTTGAACAAATCGTTACAGGTCAATGCGATCACATGCCAGATCAGTCGTTTTACATGAAGGGAACTCTTAACGATGTCTACGAGCACCTCAAAATCAACATCAAATAA
- the secA gene encoding preprotein translocase subunit SecA, translated as MIARLLAVIFGTKNDRELKRLSSKVTAINNLEPVIQALSDEQLKEKTFEFRARLESGETLDDILVEAFAVAREASRRVLGMRHYDVQLIGGMVLHEGKIAEMKTGEGKTLVATLPLYLNALAGKGSHLVTVNDYLVRRDAELNRPLYEFLGLSVGIIQNNMNDSERRKAYAADITYGTNNEFGFDYLRDNMKFDIANFVQRNPEFAIVDEVDSILIDEARTPLIISGTAEKSSKMYEQADSAVKRLKKGVDYEVDEKDRHVNILEPGIDKLELALRVSNLYAAENVLLLHHLTQALKANVIFKRDVDYVVQDGQVMIVDEFTGRILDGRRYSDGLHQALEAKEGVEIERESQTLATITLQNYFRMYKKLSGMTGTAQTEAAEFHKIYKLGVVEIPTNRPMIRSDEDDVVVLLREDKYKAIIEDIVESYKRQQPVLVGTVSIEVSELISHLLRQIGIPHEVLNAKQHAREAEIVKHAGEKSRITIATNMAGRGTDIKLGEGVVELGGLRVIGTERHESRRIDNQLRGRSGRQGDPGSSKFYISLEDDFIRHHSGDRMKNVMERAGLEPGERIEGGLVSSSIAQAQHALEQKNFDRRKHVLEYDDVMNQQRKIIYQYRREILESIEGSNEIILEFLQDSVSYVVQQVAARGKISSEELSQITHLLVGHTGLEESFFTGLELPLFVAELERKVVDALWNYFLQIRSKLSADVVANIERWILLETIDYAWRTHLNNLDQIKDGINFRGYAQRDPLIEYKRESFYAFERMMIEIKERVVQAVFKIDSSAVSDEAIDNLRRAREEELEQISMSGPSEDGDAEKAGKENAGNAAAGNRKARRAKK; from the coding sequence ATGATAGCACGATTATTGGCCGTTATATTTGGCACAAAAAATGATAGAGAGCTTAAAAGGCTTTCATCAAAGGTAACTGCGATTAATAATCTTGAACCAGTTATTCAAGCGCTTTCAGATGAGCAGTTAAAAGAAAAAACTTTTGAGTTTCGAGCACGGTTGGAAAGTGGAGAAACTCTGGACGACATCTTAGTGGAAGCCTTTGCGGTTGCCAGAGAAGCGAGTCGTAGAGTTCTTGGGATGCGTCATTACGATGTTCAGTTGATTGGTGGAATGGTCTTGCACGAAGGCAAGATTGCTGAGATGAAAACCGGTGAAGGTAAAACGCTTGTTGCAACATTGCCATTGTATTTAAATGCCCTTGCGGGAAAAGGCTCTCATCTTGTTACGGTTAACGATTATTTGGTTCGTCGAGATGCTGAACTTAATCGTCCGTTGTATGAGTTTTTGGGTCTTTCCGTTGGGATTATTCAAAATAACATGAATGATTCTGAGCGACGTAAAGCATACGCTGCAGATATTACCTATGGAACCAACAATGAGTTTGGTTTTGATTATCTTCGCGATAACATGAAATTTGATATTGCAAATTTTGTGCAAAGAAATCCTGAATTTGCGATCGTTGACGAGGTCGACTCGATTTTGATCGATGAAGCTCGTACGCCATTGATTATTTCAGGGACTGCTGAAAAAAGTAGCAAGATGTACGAACAGGCTGATTCTGCGGTTAAGCGTCTTAAAAAAGGTGTTGACTATGAGGTTGATGAAAAAGATCGTCATGTAAATATCTTAGAGCCGGGAATTGATAAGCTTGAATTAGCGCTTCGCGTGTCAAACTTGTACGCAGCAGAAAACGTTTTGCTTTTGCATCACTTAACACAAGCTCTCAAGGCAAATGTGATTTTTAAGCGTGATGTTGATTATGTTGTTCAAGATGGACAAGTAATGATTGTTGATGAGTTTACTGGTCGTATTTTGGATGGTCGTAGGTATAGCGATGGTCTTCATCAGGCGCTTGAAGCCAAAGAGGGTGTTGAGATCGAGCGTGAAAGCCAAACATTAGCAACAATTACTCTGCAAAATTACTTTAGAATGTACAAAAAGCTTTCTGGCATGACGGGTACCGCGCAAACAGAAGCAGCCGAGTTTCACAAAATTTATAAACTTGGCGTTGTTGAGATTCCAACCAATCGCCCAATGATCAGGTCTGATGAAGACGACGTTGTTGTGTTGTTGCGAGAAGACAAATACAAAGCAATTATCGAAGATATCGTAGAAAGTTATAAGCGTCAGCAGCCTGTGCTTGTGGGTACGGTTTCGATTGAGGTTTCAGAATTGATTTCTCATTTGTTGCGTCAGATTGGCATTCCTCATGAAGTGCTTAACGCAAAACAACATGCGCGAGAAGCGGAAATTGTAAAACATGCTGGTGAAAAAAGTCGCATTACGATTGCAACCAATATGGCTGGGCGTGGTACTGATATTAAACTTGGAGAAGGTGTTGTAGAGCTTGGTGGTTTGCGAGTCATTGGTACCGAGCGACATGAATCTCGTCGTATTGATAATCAGCTTCGTGGTCGTTCTGGTCGTCAAGGTGATCCAGGTTCGAGCAAATTTTACATTTCGCTGGAAGATGATTTTATTCGACACCACTCTGGCGATCGGATGAAAAATGTTATGGAGCGCGCAGGCCTTGAGCCGGGTGAACGTATTGAAGGTGGTTTGGTAAGTAGCAGTATTGCGCAAGCGCAACATGCCCTTGAGCAAAAAAACTTCGATCGTCGCAAGCATGTTCTTGAGTACGATGACGTAATGAATCAGCAAAGAAAAATCATTTATCAATATCGTCGTGAGATTTTAGAATCAATCGAAGGCTCTAACGAAATTATCTTAGAGTTTTTACAGGACTCTGTTTCATATGTGGTTCAGCAGGTTGCTGCTCGTGGTAAAATTTCGTCAGAAGAATTATCGCAAATTACACATCTGCTTGTAGGGCATACAGGGCTTGAAGAATCATTTTTCACGGGACTTGAATTACCATTATTTGTAGCAGAGCTTGAAAGAAAAGTTGTTGATGCATTGTGGAATTATTTCTTACAAATTCGATCAAAGCTTTCTGCAGATGTTGTTGCAAATATTGAACGTTGGATTTTGCTTGAAACGATTGATTATGCATGGCGAACTCATTTGAACAATCTTGATCAGATTAAAGATGGGATTAATTTTAGAGGCTATGCGCAGCGCGATCCACTTATTGAATACAAACGAGAGTCATTTTATGCCTTTGAGCGTATGATGATCGAGATCAAAGAGCGGGTTGTTCAAGCCGTCTTTAAGATTGATTCATCAGCTGTTTCGGACGAGGCGATCGATAACTTGCGTAGAGCTCGCGAAGAAGAGCTCGAGCAAATTAGCATGAGCGGTCCATCCGAAGATGGTGATGCAGAAAAAGCAGGCAAAGAAAATGCTGGAAACGCAGCCGCGGGAAATCGCAAGGCGCGTCGAGCAAAAAAATAG